The DNA sequence ATGAAAAATCAAGTGGATTGTCGTTGTCGGTATTTGCTGTTGTCTTCGGTAAACAACCGTACTATTGTGTAAAAAATCCATTTTGGTGTAATCCGGATTTTCCTCCAAACTTTGATGTGTTAGAGACTTTGCTAAGTAATCAGGCACAGACTAACATAACAAATTCGCTCAGTGCTCTTCCAGCAGGAGTTTCAGATTATTGTTCAGAACATAATATATCATATTGTACGACAAGTCCTACTTACGGATATCGCATGGTAAATCCTCATACGAATTTGAACTTACGTTTGTCGCAAAGATTTTTTGGACATTTTCAGTGGTTTGTGGGTGTGGATAACGCTTTGGATGTTTGGGATTTGCAATACAACCCACAAAGGCCACGTTTTTATTATTTTGGACTGGATGGCAAATTTGCATTTAGTGAAGTGAAAATGGCTCCTGTTGAACCTCAGGTAAATTAAAAAATTCTTTAAATCTTTTTCTGGTTTTTGGTAGAATTCAATATGCAAACAATTTATCTTGCAGGGCCAGAAGTTTTTTTACCAAATGCTTTAGAGGTTCTTGCCTCTGCAAAAAAACTTTGTGAATCATTCGGGTTTTATGCTCTCACTCCTTTCGATGGTGAAGTGACTGAACAAACCAAACTAACAAAAGCGAAACAAATTTTTAAAGAGAATGTTTCTCTCATACAAAGATCGGATTTAGTGATCGCAAATTGTAATCCATTCCGTGGAGCTTGTGTGGATGACGGAACTGCTTTTGAGATTGGATACGCCTATGGAAAAGGAAAACGAATTTTTGGATATTTAAATGATAATCGGAGTTTACCTGAAATTGTTTCATCAAAAATCCCAACGATAGCACATATCTCTGGTTATTCGATTGATCAAGATGGGTATTTAGTGAATGAAGACTTTGGAAATAGTATTAACTTGATGTTGGAATTTTCTATTTTGGATTCTGGCGGTAGTTTGGTACTTGGTAATTTAGAGAAGGTGTTGGAGCTGATCAAAGATTAGGATAGATTAAAACCCGTATTGCGTTTTCGATATGTTTCTAATCCCAAATTCCAGGTTGAAAAATCTCCCATTAGGATTACTTTCTTTTTCGCTCTTGTTACCGCTGTGTACAATATCCTGCGATTGAGAATGGGTACTTCTTTTAGGTTTTCGGATTGGTAAGATGAGATGGGAGGCAAATAGAGTAGGATGGTATTGTATTCGGATCCTTGGCTTTTGTGAATGGTAAGAAAAAAAGCAGGTTCATGTTCAGGCAAAGTGTCCAAAGCAAAAGAATACAATCGGTTCTCAATTGGAAAGACTGCTCTCAATTCGGAATCAATTTTTAAAACAAGACCAATGTCTCCATTAAACAGTTTTCGAATTTGATCATTTCTTTTGATGATGATTGGCATTCCTTCAAAGTAAAATGATTTTGCTAGATGACGGTATTCTATATTCTTTGTGTTCGAATGAGCAGATGTTAAATGTTTTTTTGCTAAATCAAGGATTCGATTTTGAATCGACTCAATTCCATAATAACCATTTCTCAAGATAGTTAAGCATCGATATTCTGATATCATTTCGTCTAAGGTATCTTTGTTTTCTGCTTTATTTAGGTCTTCTTTTTTCCAATTGAATGCAGTTGCCTTACTTGCTGTAGGTAAAAATAAATCTGTCCATAAAAAATGAATGAGGTCATTTTGTTTCCAATCTTTAAATGGAACGGCATCTTCTTGTTTCGGTTTTTCATTTTGTAACCAAATAAAGTCTTGGTTTTCTTTGTTCTCCGTTGGTTCGGAAATTTTTGGATTAGGAAAGTTTGGTTTAAAATTGGGGAGATCGAATGATTGTTTCACTAGCTCG is a window from the Leptospira harrisiae genome containing:
- a CDS encoding nucleoside 2-deoxyribosyltransferase; this translates as MQTIYLAGPEVFLPNALEVLASAKKLCESFGFYALTPFDGEVTEQTKLTKAKQIFKENVSLIQRSDLVIANCNPFRGACVDDGTAFEIGYAYGKGKRIFGYLNDNRSLPEIVSSKIPTIAHISGYSIDQDGYLVNEDFGNSINLMLEFSILDSGGSLVLGNLEKVLELIKD